A genomic segment from Bosea sp. OAE506 encodes:
- a CDS encoding LysR family transcriptional regulator, whose protein sequence is MNLRQIELLRAVVRCETTVRAAHELGLSQPAVSNAIKHLESQIGFPLFERVNNRLFPTAEARELCLDSDPIFSMHAAFEAKVQDLKENRTGHIRILATPPLGYSVIPIALRNLLEKRPNTRVSFDIRRFENVVESVDNGLAELGFVLGLNDYRGVESECFFSERMVCVMRPDHPLAAKETITPDDLRATAFIALERGTRMGTIVRQAFAEVGVPFRSSVEVRYCNTACILAETGIGVAVVDPLSPLSSRNLAVRRFEPASPVSASVVYSRKRPLSRAAQAFLREVRVVAGETAPRLS, encoded by the coding sequence ATGAACCTGCGCCAGATCGAACTGCTTCGAGCGGTTGTCCGCTGCGAGACCACGGTGCGCGCGGCGCATGAACTCGGCCTGTCGCAGCCCGCCGTCAGCAACGCGATCAAGCATCTGGAGAGCCAGATCGGCTTTCCGCTGTTCGAGCGCGTCAACAACCGGCTGTTCCCGACGGCGGAGGCGCGTGAACTGTGCCTCGATTCCGATCCGATCTTCAGCATGCACGCCGCTTTCGAGGCGAAGGTGCAGGATCTGAAGGAGAACCGCACCGGGCATATCCGCATCCTGGCGACGCCACCTCTGGGCTACAGCGTGATCCCGATCGCGCTGCGCAACCTCCTGGAAAAGCGCCCCAATACCCGCGTTTCCTTCGACATCCGCCGCTTCGAGAACGTGGTCGAGAGCGTTGATAACGGGCTGGCGGAACTCGGCTTCGTGCTGGGGCTGAACGATTATCGCGGCGTCGAGAGTGAGTGCTTCTTCTCCGAGCGCATGGTCTGCGTGATGCGGCCCGATCATCCGCTCGCCGCGAAAGAGACGATCACGCCCGACGATCTGCGCGCCACCGCCTTCATCGCGCTGGAACGCGGCACGCGGATGGGGACGATCGTGCGCCAAGCTTTCGCGGAGGTCGGCGTGCCGTTCCGCTCCTCCGTCGAGGTCCGCTACTGCAACACCGCCTGCATCCTCGCCGAGACCGGCATCGGCGTTGCGGTGGTCGATCCGCTCTCGCCGCTCTCCTCCCGCAACCTCGCGGTGCGGCGCTTCGAGCCAGCCTCGCCGGTGTCGGCCTCCGTCGTGTATTCGCGCAAGCGGCCGCTGTCGCGGGCCGCGCAAGCCTTCCTGCGGGAGGTGCGCGTCGTGGCGGGCGAGACGGCGCCGCGCCTCTCCTGA
- a CDS encoding agmatinase, whose protein sequence is MSLTTAPKTGHATFLYSELATDLDHLQADIAFLGIPYGDAYSFAEIVNDQTNMPAAMRRATDRIVRSIERYDFDLGGPLYDGRPIRTVDCGDIVGDFRDLSAHSIKAEAAIRKIRAAGAMPIVLGGDHGVPIPVLRALDGDGPITLIQIDQHLDWRQEVNGVTTGYSSPIRRASEMAHVGEIFQIGLHGTGSARTEEVEAARAYGAHLVTSYDVHERGMQAVLDRIPAGGRYYLTIDLDGIDPAIAPGVAGPCPGGLTFPQVRTLIHGLVGKGRVVGMDVVEITPRSDVNQITCITAGRFVVNMIGAAVRAGYFDKAAS, encoded by the coding sequence ATGTCGTTGACGACCGCCCCGAAGACGGGCCACGCGACCTTTCTGTATTCGGAGCTGGCGACCGATCTCGACCATCTTCAGGCCGACATCGCCTTTCTCGGCATCCCCTATGGCGATGCCTACAGCTTCGCCGAGATCGTCAACGACCAGACCAACATGCCCGCCGCGATGCGCCGCGCCACGGACCGGATCGTCCGCTCGATCGAGCGCTATGATTTCGATCTCGGCGGCCCGCTCTATGACGGAAGGCCGATCCGCACCGTCGATTGCGGCGACATCGTCGGCGATTTCCGCGACCTCTCCGCCCATTCCATCAAGGCGGAAGCCGCAATCCGCAAAATCCGGGCGGCGGGCGCCATGCCGATCGTGCTCGGCGGCGACCATGGTGTGCCGATCCCCGTGCTGCGCGCGCTCGACGGCGACGGGCCGATCACGCTGATCCAGATCGACCAGCATCTCGACTGGCGCCAAGAGGTGAACGGCGTCACGACCGGCTATTCCAGCCCGATCCGGCGCGCTTCCGAGATGGCCCATGTCGGCGAGATCTTCCAGATCGGCCTGCACGGCACCGGCAGCGCCCGGACCGAGGAGGTCGAGGCGGCGCGGGCCTATGGCGCCCATCTGGTGACCTCCTACGACGTCCATGAGCGCGGCATGCAGGCGGTGCTCGACCGGATTCCCGCGGGCGGACGCTACTACCTGACGATCGATCTCGACGGCATCGATCCCGCGATCGCGCCGGGCGTCGCCGGCCCCTGTCCGGGCGGGCTGACCTTCCCGCAGGTGCGGACGCTGATCCACGGCCTCGTCGGCAAGGGCCGCGTCGTCGGCATGGACGTTGTCGAGATCACCCCGCGCAGCGACGTCAACCAGATCACCTGCATTACGGCCGGGCGCTTCGTCGTCAACATGATCGGCGCCGCCGTCCGCGCGGGCTATTTCGACAAGGCCGCCTCGTGA